gtcataaacataacaataagaccaaattcttagtgaaatgtcatcagaagagaccacaacaccccaggtatatcctgaattgcccataacagaacttcaactcaaaacgagaagttctcaacaatatcataagctatctatgccgattaaagataccaagctgaaagctgctagtgaaaaataataggaaaatcatcatcatttcatcattggttttgagtcagcagccaaatctgtacatgacattgctcaatatcttttcagcaactacccttacatcaactacttcctaacctttaagatcaaccaggatcacattgagattctgttttccacaatacgatctaagggtggctataacaataacccggatgtgcagtgctttagatctgcacttcgagcactgttcataaaagcagatatcacaccaaatcccaatgttaactgtattgatctggatgtgagcagggctgaaaaaactggccaactcctgctacattctctggctagaaagaaaaagaaagaagagacaaaagctgaggaaggtgaagatgaggagttcggtgatgaggattttttctaactcaaatgagatgagcgtatcaagttcttgaccgatgtcgaagtagtgggaagtagaaatagtgatgacataaccctaatctcagttaaaaacagaggaggattggtgaccagattgataggccgaatatgaattgctgcagaaaagtgcctacgttcacacatggagagctgtggtatcacacagagagcttttaaacaagtaacatcacagacagtaacatatatgttttattacataacctccataaaggttttacatgtacagtgcatgccaacagtctactcaaaactatagtaaatcgctatactaaaatcagaaaacactatgccgcttcaaagcaggaatctagctcaaccaaccttagacaaaaactatctcgtctagttattttaagtcatgtctaatgggtgtttaatacacgggtccagcgtaactgcttctaaacctcatttgattcattagtttgttattagtttaatttctatttggccactctttgtattatcaatgatatagaagcttctaaatcattggtattattcattaccatgtgtgtaagattcttgcctttctcatccaaagtcattacagtcatacttcgacttacgagcttaatgcattcagagactgagctcgtatgtcaatttactcgcatgttggtgcaatttatttatatatagaataattaaatatatattgataggttttcatactttgaaaatgcaaataaaacactcaaaacaatatattgtaacagaaagaacatgttggttattgtcctaacttaccacatgctttcaaaaagcaacaaataaaaataatgcaaggaaatgtgattaattaaaatgtaaaattaaatacatacaatagcggctaacgctagcatttgccagagagggagaaataagttatccttcattacaacagttgactttgataaattaaaattttatccaagtcttaaaagacaaacttaaaagcaaacctaaaagcaaactttaatctttaacttaacgcaattaaaatttcttcggcgttcatagttttaaatttctcgctggtttgctaatttttcttttgtttcgctttcacgaccagccggccgttttaagagaaacctatctaaggacgtttgccttcgtcgccctttcaacgtgttgcgatcaggacgaacacaggtgttgtcaccaagggttaatgcacgaccgctagccaacttgtccaaatgtctattttttatagtcttgatagatagcaccggccattttacgtagcatcgtttcagttacgcagtcaccggccaattgtttgtcttttatccaaaacctaagcagtctctccatcagtggtcgtgaagatcgatgcatcgtttagaaactatggttagtccttttgcagactaaatgccttgaatataatccttgtgtttgataattgtggatgtatttctgtcatattgttgagcaagctcaatcacgcatacatcttttgcatatttttcaataattttccatttaatatcaattgttatcattcgctttttctttgcactatctatccttttactggaaaactttcggtctacgcacggtacttttaattcacataattctgcactgaaaatcgcgcacaaaaaacatggtacaaaagtataatctgagcagttgaaaaatacagagtgatgctgttctcataaaacacctccgacatacttggcaactgtctcatgtgctcgtatctcaaacatggctcgtattttagtgctaaaacttgcttaaaagctggctcacacctcaagtttctcgtacgttagggcactcgtaagttgaagtattactgcatataagttttacatattttcaataaaatatgcagtctcagatgcacaaactatggaaaaattgagcagtttttagtgctaagtcaataggagttgatagatcagctgattcgctttgcacatcaccatgacgttgcgtcgtgctaattataggcctcacttgttttgattattcgcatatctagggtttactatatctatgctcTTTTACATCTACATACATGGCCGAAATCACGTTTGCTGCACGAGAACCCAAAAACAGCAACCGTACCAAATCTTTTGCGAAATACGGGCTCTCAAAAACACGCCAGAAATAGCCTTGAATGCAACGGCTACAGCTGTTGGAATTCAAATGTCGAGTTGTTATACCTTATTAAAAGAGTAAATAACTCTTACGTTAATTATACTAGTCGATGAGTTGCGCCGCCTAACAAATACAGTTTTGTGAGGTATTTGCTCGTACAAGTTGAAGCAAAAGCAATGACATGGAACCTTTAAATGACTTTGGAAAAAGGACTGCTGTTtctctttaaaaaaaactttgttacatattttatctgCGCTGCTCGCAATGCTCTCGATGCATAACCTTGCATTAAAATATTTGGGCACGCTGAATGGGGGGCTAAATGAAAATCAGGCTATTATATCAGTGCCATAAGTCTGGTTTAGTAATATAAATCTGATCAGTGACATAAGAGTTTTAAAATCTTGTTTCAGATTTTGAGATTCGTCACCTACAAAGTGTATTctaatatacagtagatatcACACTTGGTCGATGACCTTATGACTTTTGATATTCTAAATAGCAAAAGGATCAATGGCAATTCGTTGATTTAATAAATTAGTAATTTGTCACCAAACAGCTGCTAAGGAATGTTTGTTTTGCAAACAGCATGTATAATGGACCAAGACCAGTATTCAGTAGCCGCTGGAATCCTTGTAAACACGAGCAGCATTAGTGAAGTTTTAGCAAAATGCATTACATACATTCACTGAAGCATTTATCTACTTCCTACATCAAGTGCTACAGTATTTCACTTGTAGCTCAGTAGATGTAACTGTACACAATAAGTACTTTGCTTGCATTAGACTGAAGCAATATTTCTGTATACTTAACACTGCAAACATTCACCCTTACACAGAGTGTGTCAATCACAGAATCTATAGTGTTGCTGCAAGATTATCTCGCAAGTTCTACCCATCGGCATCCTTCCATGCATTGATAATACTTTAATTCATGTGTTACCATAGCTAATCTACAAATGCTTTATGTCAACAAAAGTTCCAGTTTATAGATGCTACTATTATTAGCTGTCCCGCATCCAAAGATAACTTCCCATGGACCACATTTCTACACTGACCTTGATTTCAGCTGAGAGATTGCCAGCTTCCAATGAGTATCTTCGTTTCCTTTAGGTTGCATTTTACGGTGTCTCTGAAACTCAATCCGCGGTCCGCCAATACTACAATTCCCTTCTCTGAGTTGTGACAAATGAACCTGTTTGGGTAGTCTGGTGTCCTTCATTCTGTATACATTCCAGGATCATCTTAGATTCCTTCGGATGAGAATTTCATATATTATGTTAGATAGCTTGGCTTGAGCTAGAATATCTTCATTCGGGATGAAATCCCACAACTTGCATTTAGAATCTGGCGTATATGCCTCATCATATAGGGTTAAAATTTGTGAGCAGCTACAAATGTAGCTTGTATACTGGCCATGTCTCGGCTCCATATAACAGAGACAATAGAATTATGGCCCGATATACAGAGCATTTCGTTTTGAATTTCAGAACCTTGCTATACCACACCTTCGTCTTTAGTCATTCAAAAAAGATTGAGGCATTGGACTTCCTCATGTTTATTTCATCATGCATTTTGTTGTTACACATAACTGTCGACTCAAGATATTTGAGCTTTTTGACACTGGCAAACTCGTCATTGCTGATGTCACTACGTACTCTAACCTATGTAACGTACTTCAGGGATGGGTTGAAGCAAAATTTTTGTCTTTCTGATGTTTATCCAAGTCCGAAGGCTTTAATAAATCTAGCAAATCTGCTGACTCTTTTCTGCACGCCATCATGAATGTGTGCAACAAAGGCAGTGTCATAAGCAAACATGAGCTTCTCAACTAATATTTTCCGTGTTTTTGTTGCAGACTTGTATTGGTCTACATTTAACATATCTGCTCTAGGCCTACTTTGTATCCAGTGGCCATTGTCGCAGTTTTCAAAATTATATTGAAGAACAACTGAGAGAAAGATGGAGAGTAGTGACGGAGCCAACACACAACCCTGTTTAACACCATTCTTGACTTGAAATAGGTCTGATGATGCCCCCTTCAGCTTAATTGAGGCCTTCATGCTGGTGTGTAGAGCATTGATCAAGTTGGTAAAGTGATTGAGAACTCCAAGTTTTTGTAGGATCTTCCAGAAAGTTGGTTGGTCCACAGTATTAAATGCTTTGCTGAAGTTGATGAAGACTATGTGCAGAGACATCTTTTGTTCAATGTATTTTTAGTTCGATGAATTTTTCTTTAATTTGCtttaaagcaaatatcatatttGCTGTACTCCTTTTGCTACGGAATTCAGACTTAGTCTCAGATAAgaatttttttgcatataaTGTCAATCTATTAATTAAGAAAGACCCGTTCGAAGACTGCTGgaaatagataataatataaaatcttCTGTAGTTGACACACACCTTGCAGTCACTCTTTTTGATGATGGTTACGGGCTTTGCTGCGAGGTTTTCCATGCCTTTTCTATGACCTCATGAAAAGCACTCATCGGTTTAGGCCTTCTTCATTTATGGCATGGGTGTGGATTCCACTAGAGTCAAGTAACTTCTTTTTACTCAGCATCTCAGTTGCTTCAATAATTTTAACTATTTCCGAAGAGTTGCTCATCCAGTTTTGGATTGGGGCTTGTCTCAAGTGTTCAATGGCATTTTTGTCAATATTCAGTGTGTCATTCAGTAGCTTGCTGATGTGCTCAGTCCATCTTGCAAGAAGATCTTGTTTCTCTCTTAGGAATATTACATTGTCACTGGGCAATAGCTAGTCAGGATGGCTCACACATGGGCCCCAAATAGTCTTCATGCTTTGGTAGAACCCTTTTATGTCATTGGTGTCGGTAAACCACTGTAGTTCAACAGTCCTTGCAAGCCCTCATTTGGTTACCAAGTTCTCCACATCTGCTTGTCAACTTTCTGCTGGCCACTCAGTATTTTGATTTGTTGAAATAAGTATTTTTGGAAAGCATATCTGCCCTTGCCTGGTTTTTTTATCAATAGGTTTTTGGAGATCAGCATTGCTTCCATCGAACTAGTCTTCATGTTTTCTAGTGACAGTGCCCAAGTGTTCTTTTGATGCATCATACACAGTCTCTTTAAAAACTTTCCCTTGTTCTCATGTTATCAAAATGTGCGCATTGCCACAAATAGACAAATCTCTGGTCGGAAGCTTTTATacacatataaatctatatacagGGCCAAGAACATGAGCAAGGGCACGAGCACTCAAGAACACCAACTGTACCAAATCTTTTGCGAAATACGTATTCTCAAAAACACGTCAAAATATCAGCTGGTAATAGCCTACAGCAACTTGCTGCTGAAGGCTTGCTTCAGTAGCAAACCTTCTTGAGTTTCACAGTCTAATTTCTCATTGAGAGGCAACTCAAGATCTTGTTGCACTTTATCTCTCTGAATTCGTGAGACATCCCATTCTTAGCAAGATGTTCTTCCTTTCTTTATTTTTTTCCCAACTTTAAGTTTGTCTTCAGTTCTTATCATGATGTGGTCACTACTGCAGTTTGCCTCGCTTATTGTCTTTGTATCCCAGATGTCTGGAAGAACACAAGACAAAGTCAATGAGGTGCCAGTTCTTACTTTtcagatgaactcatgagtattTGTGAGTTTATCTGTGCATAAAGCAGGTGTTGGTAATGCCGAGTTGGAGTTCCCTGCAGATTGAGAAAAAAAAATCGTTGTTTAGCTTTCCACAACCATGTATGCCTAACACACCGGACCAGGTTGGGTGACCTTGTGCAACTCTGGCGTTGAAATCACACATGACATGATCTTATCATGTCATGGGTCTTATAATTAAATGTATTTCAACTAGCTGACTACAATGACATCTTTAGTCTTTGTAGTCAGCAACATCCCTTAACCAAATGAGGAGCCTAATTATTCCATAAAATGGCAGCCTTGTTCTATCCGCCACCAGCCCATGGTTGTTCTTCCCTTCAAGCCAGGCCCACACAGTTCTCGGTAACTGGTTGAATACTTGCTTTAATAGGTGTTCGCGTTCAACAGGTCAATACGTGTTCAACAAGAACTAGCCGGGCTAGCCCTCCAACCTTCCGAAAAGGAAATGAATGGTGGAATGGGGTCAGCTCAGGACCTGGGCCATGGCTGAGTTTTCCTCGATGCCCTCAGAGAGGTTGAGCATTTCCTGATCTTGCAGTGAATTGATGTCCTTCCGCCAAGTCTCTTCGGTCTCTCAGGATTCAGTTGACTCATCTTTCCAGATGGCTAGTGAATTGGCCCTGCAACTTTTAAGGCAGGCATCCAACTATTCCACCTGGTGGAGGTTGGCTCAAATCTTTTGTATGTCTTGAGGCTGGTTGGGAAAGGTtaagggttgacttgcaacaaaattcacattacagttatttgatatgaaaagattcacgatgtcttactctgttgtgctgtaggtgcaaaatatgtagaaaggtgattacaagctcttaaaagctcaaaaactaacagaaaatcgcagccacatgagactgccgtagtttggattctctttccaaaaagGCTCAAATGttatgtagttgtgagagatggtttttgtttacactttcatgcaaccttattcgtcgaaatattttcacaaatatacttcacgcattcaatataactatgtctattgttcttacgcgtctattttatcgtcatcgtaatgctgtcacttttagcagtgatatcttataacttaccataaaaattcgtttaatttttcagccttagcttgaatgagtacatatcattgtctgataatcatgatgagcctgttggtcacttgtgataaacGAAAAGTGctacagaaattatttgcgaagtattaggtcacatgtttagattacgacttgccaattacaccaaaccgaaacaaaactgtaaagtagcgagcatctatatttgatacggggtcttcggtaaaacccgaagtgtttgctataaactagtactacaataagttttatattgaactttgtattggcctttcaattcacgtgagaacatcacatgacaagacaataaccaaactgtcatggctacgtcagaaaaataaacgaattccaatctatggcggcttttcgtttttgagcttttaagagcttgtaatcacatttccacatatttggcacttacaacacaacagagtaagccatggtgaatcttttgataccaaataactgtaatgtaaattttgttgcaagtcaacctttaaacttacCTCTCTGTTTGTTTTTGGCTGCACTCTGCCCGCTCGCCTGTCAGAACAGAAATGCTAGCCATGTCAGGTTTAGGGTGACGCTGGTTTCATTGAGAATCTTGTACGGAATACTTTTTCTGACCAGTCTTTACAGGGTGGTACCATCCATCTACTTCTTTTGGGCTTCGGATGATCTTGTCTCTTTTCCAGGGAATGAAAGCCTTGGTACAGCCAGTAGCCAGTGCTACTGCTGTGGCCCTTTGCCGTTTCTCAGAGCCGACTTCCTAGGCAATCCTTGCAAATGTGACGCTGGCTGCTGCACCCCCAACAAAGAGTGTCTTAAGGGGGCTTACCTTTCTTATTGGAGTAGGCTTGCTCTTGGAGCAGCTCCGCCTTGTGAGAGAGTTGTTGGATCAGCTAGGCCAGCTGTCTATATCTGGCTGGGTGGCCCTTCTTCCACTGTTCGGACTTGGGCGCCGGTAGGCTGGCGTTCTTCCTGTATCTGGAGGAAATCATTACCAGCACTTATGACATCTGCCAGTGTAGGCACGGCTAGGGCCTTCATGGCATGTTCCTTGAGTGCCGTTCTTTCATCTCATCTCTGAGTATTGAGTCGGTTTTGAGCTTGTCAGGGAGACAGTCCAAACAGTCCCTCGAACCCTAAATGGAGTTCCACCTCATTTGCAGTCCTCGGCCTGGTCTTTCAGTGTTTCCCTCAAGTGTAAAAGAGTTACTTCCTCTGTTTAGTGGTTTGCATCAGCCATTTCTCAGAACTGAATGACGAAGTACTCAACATCTCCAGTTCTGTGTGCTGGGAAGCCTTGAAATGGTGTGCTAGGAAGCCTTGAAATGGTGTGCTAGCACCTGATTCCGAGGCACTATCATGACTTATTCCAGAGCCTCCACTAGTCGACCAGTGCTTAGGTCGGCTCTTCTGGCTCATCTGTTTACTACCCCGTCAAGGGATTATTTCCAGTGGGGTTTGCCACTTTTAAGGCAGATGCTTTCCGAGTCGAGCTGCTAAAGAGGCAGTTCCTGTTGAAACAACAATGGCGGCCACTTTTAAAGCAGACCGTGTCGTACTGCTGCTCCTTAGGAAGCGGCTTGGTTAAACCAGCCATTTTTCAGGCAGGGCTTGAATGCTTTTGGGTTTCTTTCCGCTGCCATTTTTAAGACAGAGCAAAGTTCATCCGGTCAGGGCTGCCGTTTCTCAGGCAGGCCTAAAGGGCTCTTGGGTTTCTTTTCACTGCCACTTTCAAGGCAGAAAAAAGTTCATTCACTCGGAGCTTTGATGCGA
Above is a window of Watersipora subatra chromosome 3, tzWatSuba1.1, whole genome shotgun sequence DNA encoding:
- the LOC137390974 gene encoding uncharacterized protein, which produces MSLHIVFINFSKAFNTVDQPTFWKILQKLGVLNHFTNLINALHTSMKASIKLKGASSDLFQVKNGVKQGCVLAPSLLSIFLSVVLQYNFENCDNGHWIQSRPRADMLNVDQYKSATKTRKILVEKLMFAYDTAFVAHIHDGVQKRVSRFARFIKAFGLG